In Candidatus Dependentiae bacterium, the following proteins share a genomic window:
- the murB gene encoding UDP-N-acetylmuramate dehydrogenase: MKQIKKKLTHHPSIINNNLIQKNIPLHNKNWFATGGNAAFFVSPENKSEFQEALLYAQQHDLPITLLGQGANVLISDTGINGLVIKPQLNEILIHENGCVTAGAGVVMQDLIDHCLNNNIIGLEEFSGIPGTVGGSVFINLHYFSFLLSQFLVSAHVIHKHTGEIHEVTNDWFQFGYNNSRLHHEPYYLVDATFALTSTNEIQTAFAKGRAQEIIRHRTTRYPNKNTCGSFFRNFYPDEVTIESNNKKMIYVAYYLDKIGVKGELKKGDAMVSWQHANMLVNCGNATTNDIIQLAREMQLLVKEHFNIIPQPECRLLGFDEHPLL, translated from the coding sequence ATGAAGCAAATTAAAAAAAAACTGACTCACCATCCATCAATAATAAACAACAACTTAATCCAGAAAAACATACCACTCCATAACAAAAATTGGTTCGCAACCGGTGGCAATGCTGCATTTTTTGTATCACCTGAAAACAAGAGCGAATTTCAAGAAGCTTTATTATATGCACAGCAACATGACCTCCCCATTACACTCCTTGGTCAAGGTGCCAATGTTTTAATCAGTGACACCGGGATAAACGGACTCGTCATCAAACCACAACTCAATGAAATACTCATTCATGAAAATGGCTGTGTAACTGCCGGTGCCGGTGTTGTTATGCAAGATTTAATTGATCATTGCTTAAACAACAACATCATCGGCCTGGAAGAATTCAGCGGTATTCCCGGCACTGTCGGAGGCTCAGTTTTTATTAACTTACATTATTTTTCATTCTTGCTTTCCCAATTTTTAGTTTCAGCACATGTCATACACAAACATACCGGTGAGATTCATGAAGTTACCAATGATTGGTTTCAGTTTGGTTATAACAATTCAAGACTTCATCATGAACCATACTATTTAGTCGATGCCACATTTGCATTAACATCAACCAATGAGATACAAACCGCATTTGCAAAAGGCCGAGCACAAGAAATCATTCGTCATCGCACAACGCGTTATCCGAACAAAAACACATGCGGCAGTTTTTTCCGTAATTTCTACCCTGATGAAGTCACTATCGAAAGTAATAACAAAAAAATGATCTATGTTGCCTATTACCTTGATAAAATCGGCGTCAAAGGAGAACTGAAAAAAGGTGATGCAATGGTTTCATGGCAACATGCAAATATGCTGGTCAATTGCGGTAATGCAACAACGAACGATATCATTCAATTGGCACGCGAAATGCAACTATTAGTAAAAGAACATTTTAACATTATTCCTCAGCCGGAATGCCGTCTGCTCGGATTTGATGAACATCCATTACTTTAA
- a CDS encoding rhodanese-related sulfurtransferase, with the protein MGKILLFYNYTQFECPKRILKWQRQICDNLGLTGRIIIAKEGINGTVGGSDESCERYKHIMLNHPQLQNTDFKESPGDAECFPRMRIVIKDEIVHLGAKDAANIENTGVHLTPDQTHELLKNKPEDLIILDTRNKYEAEIGAFKDAIIPDLKHFREFPEYIDQHLDEFKDKQVLMYCTGGIRCERATAYLKEKNVAKEVYQIEGGIHRYAEKHPDGFFRGKNYVFDGRIAAKINDDILGTCLLCNKPCDDYTNCYNVTCNKHFIGCNACISAYENCCSTQCHELLASGKVNCRKKPLKKVMQSACSL; encoded by the coding sequence ATGGGAAAAATTCTCTTATTTTATAACTATACACAATTTGAATGCCCCAAACGCATACTCAAATGGCAACGTCAAATTTGTGACAATTTAGGCCTTACCGGACGCATAATTATCGCAAAAGAAGGAATAAACGGAACCGTTGGCGGATCTGATGAATCTTGCGAACGCTATAAACATATTATGCTTAATCATCCACAATTACAAAATACTGATTTCAAAGAAAGTCCCGGCGACGCTGAATGCTTCCCTCGCATGCGCATTGTAATCAAAGATGAAATTGTACATCTTGGTGCAAAAGATGCAGCCAACATTGAAAATACCGGCGTACATTTAACACCGGACCAAACCCATGAATTACTGAAAAACAAACCTGAAGATTTAATCATTCTAGATACACGTAATAAATACGAAGCTGAAATCGGTGCCTTCAAAGATGCAATAATTCCTGATTTAAAACATTTTAGAGAATTTCCTGAATACATTGATCAACATCTTGATGAATTCAAAGACAAACAAGTGTTAATGTATTGTACAGGTGGTATTCGATGTGAACGCGCAACGGCATACCTCAAAGAAAAAAATGTCGCAAAAGAAGTATATCAAATTGAAGGCGGCATTCATCGCTATGCTGAAAAACATCCTGATGGATTCTTTCGAGGGAAAAACTATGTCTTTGATGGACGTATTGCGGCAAAAATAAATGATGATATTTTAGGCACATGCTTACTTTGCAATAAACCATGTGATGATTATACTAATTGCTATAATGTTACCTGTAATAAACATTTTATTGGCTGCAATGCATGTATTTCTGCATATGAAAATTGCTGTAGCACACAATGCCATGAATTACTTGCTTCCGGAAAAGTCAATTGTCGCAAGAAGCCACTTAAAAAAGTTATGCAAAGTGCATGCTCATTGTAA
- the mraY gene encoding phospho-N-acetylmuramoyl-pentapeptide-transferase — protein sequence MIYHLSLLLKPYLSFLNVIHYVTFRSMASLLTTLCSTILFGRWFIGKSKQFFRSSAREFTPETHRAKDNMPTMGGLFIIVVIGLNSLMWCNIYDLKVWLFLLLISGFGLIGFWDDWQKIKYNRGISARLKFGLQCLIALIVVALLLATGQVDPVVCFPFFKCACVYLGILYLFWAMFIIVGCSNAVNLTDGLDGLAIGSLIPNFAVFSIISYLAGHRYLSDYLCIPFTHTDQMAVIGAILVGASLGFLWFNTYPAQIFMGDVGSLALGSALAYLALVCKQEMLLPIAGGLFVIETISVIMQVASFKLFGKKIFRMAPIHHHFELLGWPESRITARFGIISFVLCLLALMTLKLR from the coding sequence ATGATTTATCACTTATCTTTGCTTTTAAAACCCTATTTGTCATTTTTGAACGTAATCCATTATGTTACGTTTCGTTCGATGGCATCATTATTGACCACTTTGTGTAGTACAATTTTGTTCGGTAGATGGTTTATTGGCAAGTCAAAACAGTTTTTTAGATCTTCTGCACGAGAGTTTACTCCCGAAACGCACCGAGCAAAAGATAATATGCCCACCATGGGCGGGTTGTTTATTATTGTTGTCATTGGCTTGAATAGCTTGATGTGGTGTAATATATATGATCTAAAGGTGTGGCTTTTTTTATTGTTAATAAGTGGATTTGGGCTTATAGGTTTTTGGGATGATTGGCAAAAGATTAAATATAATAGAGGGATTTCAGCTCGACTAAAGTTTGGTCTGCAATGTTTGATTGCGCTGATTGTAGTGGCACTGCTGTTGGCTACCGGGCAGGTAGATCCTGTGGTATGTTTTCCATTTTTTAAATGCGCATGCGTGTATCTTGGTATTCTGTATCTGTTTTGGGCTATGTTTATAATCGTTGGATGTAGTAATGCAGTAAATCTTACTGACGGGCTTGATGGATTAGCTATTGGTTCATTGATTCCTAACTTTGCAGTTTTTTCAATAATTTCATATTTAGCCGGTCATCGATACTTGTCAGATTACTTATGTATTCCATTTACCCATACTGATCAAATGGCGGTTATTGGTGCAATTTTAGTAGGTGCATCTTTAGGTTTCTTATGGTTTAATACCTATCCGGCACAAATTTTTATGGGCGATGTCGGTTCATTAGCTTTAGGCAGTGCTTTGGCCTATCTTGCATTAGTGTGCAAGCAGGAGATGTTATTGCCAATTGCGGGAGGTCTTTTTGTTATTGAAACTATTTCAGTTATTATGCAAGTCGCTTCATTTAAGTTGTTTGGCAAGAAAATATTCCGTATGGCGCCAATTCACCATCATTTTGAACTGTTAGGTTGGCCTGAGTCACGTATAACTGCTCGTTTTGGCATTATCTCCTTTGTGCTGTGCCTGCTTGCTTTAATGACGCTTAAATTACGCTAG
- a CDS encoding amino acid permease has translation MNQVKEFEKLSLIAAIFINLNIMVGVGLFINTTVLAHMVGAAGFVAYATLAILILPLILSIATLVNIYPSGGFYTYAKNELHPLAGFISSWSYFIGKLASATIMIHASMLLLQQIIPMLSQINIFALDIGMLFVFLALNMLHLQAGKSVQIVFLIMKLIPIFFVLFSGLFLLSPGNYTASQFDWSQFTGTIPLVLFAAIGFEATTSLSNNIKNARINGPRAILISYTIVMTINILYQFFFYGILGSELHTAPSFLNAFPLLLAKFFGSNTILINNLQSLFNVAIASSALGGAFGIIFSNSWNLHTLAHNNHIIQAKQFLKENKWGTPYACILAEGAIFLAYLFGTQARQIPLQQIAAFGCSIAYTLSVFSLLLIALKNKIKTPIWIPLFGLLNCIFFLMSCLYSFYQSGSQSLIIFGTLMLIGISMFIYTSKKQTSVI, from the coding sequence ATGAATCAAGTAAAAGAATTTGAAAAATTATCATTAATAGCCGCAATCTTTATCAACCTCAACATTATGGTTGGCGTTGGACTATTTATCAACACCACAGTGCTGGCACACATGGTCGGCGCTGCCGGATTTGTTGCCTATGCAACTTTGGCAATCTTAATTCTCCCTCTCATTTTAAGTATTGCAACACTAGTCAATATCTATCCTTCAGGCGGATTTTATACCTATGCAAAAAACGAGCTTCATCCACTTGCAGGTTTTATCAGCTCATGGAGTTATTTTATCGGCAAACTTGCATCAGCTACCATTATGATTCATGCTTCCATGTTATTACTGCAACAGATTATCCCCATGTTGTCACAGATTAATATTTTTGCGCTTGATATTGGAATGCTCTTTGTTTTTTTAGCACTGAACATGTTGCATTTACAAGCAGGAAAATCGGTGCAAATTGTGTTCTTAATAATGAAACTGATACCCATATTTTTTGTACTATTTAGTGGCCTATTTTTGTTATCTCCCGGCAATTATACGGCATCACAATTTGATTGGTCACAATTTACCGGTACCATCCCACTCGTACTTTTTGCAGCAATTGGATTTGAAGCGACAACCTCATTGAGCAACAACATAAAAAATGCGCGCATAAATGGACCTCGAGCGATATTGATTTCTTATACAATCGTAATGACTATCAACATACTGTATCAATTCTTTTTTTATGGCATTTTAGGATCTGAACTACACACTGCTCCCAGTTTTTTAAATGCGTTTCCTCTCCTGCTTGCTAAATTTTTTGGCAGTAACACAATACTCATCAATAACCTACAAAGCTTATTTAATGTAGCTATTGCCTCATCTGCACTTGGTGGCGCCTTTGGCATTATATTCAGTAACAGTTGGAATCTCCACACTTTAGCGCATAATAATCATATCATACAAGCAAAACAATTCCTTAAGGAAAACAAATGGGGAACTCCTTATGCCTGTATTCTTGCAGAAGGGGCTATTTTCCTTGCTTACCTTTTTGGTACACAAGCACGTCAAATTCCATTACAACAAATTGCTGCCTTTGGATGTAGTATAGCCTATACGTTGAGTGTTTTTTCACTATTGCTTATAGCATTAAAGAATAAAATAAAGACACCGATCTGGATTCCATTGTTTGGATTGCTTAACTGCATATTCTTTTTAATGTCATGTTTATACAGCTTTTACCAAAGCGGTTCGCAATCATTAATCATTTTTGGAACACTCATGCTCATTGGGATAAGCATGTTTATCTATACATCAAAAAAACAGACTAGCGTAATTTAA
- the mnmG gene encoding tRNA uridine-5-carboxymethylaminomethyl(34) synthesis enzyme MnmG: MITNKTHFDVIIVGGGHAGIEAAHAAARMGSKTALVTLDLNTIGSMPCNPAIGGIGKGHLVFEISAMGGLMPTLCTNTYLQARMLNTRKGPAVQGLRLQIDKHAYSLLSQKTLKKLENLTLIAGTVDDIILDKNNNVVGLQLHDKTILHTRAIIITTGTFLNGKIHIGKQQYDGGRRGEKAVKTLAAFFRNSGLNIGRLKTGTPPRLLHSSLDYSKMECQEADNLDYLFEFYPHKVDKTHPCYITHTNEKTHEIIRKNLSLSAMYSGNIKGVGPRYCPSVEDKISRFADKSSHHVFVEPEDANMTEVYPNGISTSLPANVQEEYIRSIKGFENAIITKLGYAIEYDFVYPNQLQATLELQKIPGLYLAGQINGTTGYEEAAAQGLIAGINAHLKINNKDPFILERTESYIGVMIDDLINMGIDEPYRMFTSRAERRLILRQDNAFLRLTDKAYKLGLITEQLYTDFCKEKESIEKTITFFKSNFKPHELLQIFAHDTCPKNAIKKHAVGTLSERAVLTVQATFMYAPYLKREESEITRREQYKAVAIPKSLQIENLPGLSKELQEKIKRYKPATVADAALIPGMTPAAVSLLIFRIRDLNRKMNNRNIK; the protein is encoded by the coding sequence ATGATTACAAATAAAACTCACTTCGATGTAATAATTGTTGGTGGCGGCCATGCCGGCATTGAAGCTGCACATGCTGCAGCACGTATGGGATCAAAAACAGCACTGGTAACTTTAGACCTCAACACAATCGGCTCAATGCCTTGTAATCCTGCAATTGGAGGCATTGGAAAAGGACACCTCGTTTTTGAAATAAGCGCAATGGGTGGCTTAATGCCAACACTATGCACAAACACCTACCTGCAGGCGCGCATGCTCAATACACGCAAAGGTCCAGCAGTTCAAGGTCTACGACTACAAATTGATAAACATGCTTATAGTTTATTGAGCCAAAAAACATTAAAAAAACTTGAAAATTTAACGTTAATTGCAGGCACTGTAGATGATATTATTCTAGATAAAAATAATAATGTCGTCGGCCTACAATTGCATGATAAAACAATTTTGCACACACGCGCAATTATCATTACTACCGGTACATTTTTAAATGGTAAAATTCATATCGGTAAACAGCAATATGATGGTGGACGTCGCGGTGAAAAAGCGGTAAAAACATTAGCAGCTTTTTTTAGAAATTCCGGACTCAATATCGGACGATTAAAAACAGGAACACCACCAAGACTATTACATTCAAGCTTGGATTATTCAAAAATGGAATGCCAAGAAGCTGATAACTTAGATTACTTGTTTGAGTTTTATCCACACAAAGTAGATAAAACTCACCCATGCTATATCACACATACTAATGAAAAAACGCATGAAATCATCCGTAAAAATTTAAGCTTATCTGCAATGTATAGCGGAAACATTAAGGGCGTTGGCCCACGTTATTGCCCTTCAGTTGAAGACAAAATTTCACGCTTTGCCGATAAATCATCTCATCATGTGTTTGTTGAACCTGAAGATGCAAACATGACCGAAGTGTACCCCAATGGCATCTCCACCTCACTTCCTGCCAATGTTCAAGAGGAATATATTCGTTCAATTAAAGGGTTTGAGAATGCGATTATAACCAAGCTTGGTTATGCTATTGAATATGACTTTGTATATCCAAATCAACTACAGGCAACATTAGAACTACAAAAAATTCCAGGTCTATATCTGGCAGGACAAATTAACGGAACAACCGGATATGAAGAGGCGGCAGCACAAGGATTAATCGCAGGCATTAATGCTCATTTAAAAATAAACAACAAAGACCCATTCATCCTCGAGCGCACTGAAAGCTATATTGGTGTCATGATTGATGACTTAATCAACATGGGTATCGATGAACCATATCGCATGTTTACTTCACGCGCTGAACGCAGATTGATCCTGCGCCAAGACAATGCATTTTTACGACTAACCGACAAAGCATATAAACTGGGACTGATTACCGAACAGCTATATACCGATTTTTGCAAAGAAAAAGAATCAATTGAAAAAACAATTACATTTTTCAAGTCAAACTTTAAACCGCACGAACTCCTGCAAATTTTTGCTCATGATACTTGTCCAAAAAATGCAATTAAAAAACATGCCGTTGGAACACTCTCAGAACGTGCTGTATTAACTGTTCAAGCAACCTTCATGTATGCACCATATTTAAAACGAGAAGAAAGTGAAATTACTCGCCGAGAACAATATAAAGCTGTGGCCATACCAAAAAGTTTACAAATAGAAAACCTTCCCGGACTTTCAAAAGAACTGCAAGAAAAAATAAAACGTTATAAGCCTGCAACAGTTGCCGATGCTGCACTCATACCTGGTATGACACCGGCAGCAGTCTCTTTATTGATTTTCAGAATCAGAGATCTCAACAGAAAAATGAATAATAGAAACATTAAATAA
- the tgt gene encoding tRNA guanosine(34) transglycosylase Tgt, translating into MNYFTYELIHQSSKSRARVGRIHTPHGIIDTPNFVAVGTNGTLKALDSKMAEDIGLQLMFCNTYHLMLQPGTETVKKAGGLHKFINRNKPIITDSGGFQVFSLAYGTVKDELKSKGKKKSDNGVLKISEEGVLFRSYRNGDKILLTPETSIQAQKDLGADIIIPFDELPPYHIDPQALRNSLDRTHRWEKRSLDYHLKNPQQQAMYSVIHGGIDPAMRKESCEYLTALPFDGHAIGGSLGKNHAQMFEMLSYVTPMLPIEKPNHLLGIGDLTSLEPCIKLGIDTFDSSHPTRCARHGLLFSFNGMIKIMNSAQKQNMLAPDPQCACYTCTHYSMAYLHHLFKAKEMTGYTLATIHNLCFMVKLMEQFRQRILNDEL; encoded by the coding sequence ATGAACTACTTTACATATGAATTAATTCACCAATCATCAAAATCTCGTGCCCGTGTTGGCCGCATACACACACCACATGGCATTATAGATACACCAAACTTTGTAGCTGTAGGCACCAATGGCACGCTCAAAGCACTTGATAGCAAAATGGCTGAAGATATCGGCTTACAATTAATGTTTTGCAATACGTATCATTTAATGTTGCAACCGGGAACCGAAACGGTAAAAAAAGCCGGTGGACTACACAAATTTATTAATCGCAACAAACCAATCATTACCGATTCAGGTGGCTTTCAGGTTTTCAGTTTAGCTTATGGCACGGTGAAAGATGAACTGAAATCAAAAGGTAAAAAAAAGTCCGATAATGGCGTGCTTAAAATATCTGAAGAAGGTGTACTGTTCCGTTCATATCGCAATGGTGACAAAATTTTATTAACACCTGAAACATCAATACAAGCGCAAAAAGATCTAGGCGCAGACATTATTATTCCATTTGATGAACTGCCACCCTATCACATTGATCCTCAAGCATTACGCAATTCACTTGATCGCACACATCGTTGGGAAAAGCGTTCACTTGATTATCATTTAAAAAATCCACAACAACAGGCTATGTATTCAGTCATTCATGGCGGTATTGATCCGGCTATGCGTAAAGAAAGTTGCGAATACTTAACCGCTTTACCATTTGATGGACACGCAATTGGCGGTTCGCTGGGCAAAAATCATGCACAAATGTTTGAAATGCTCTCTTATGTTACACCTATGTTGCCAATTGAGAAGCCAAATCATTTACTCGGTATTGGTGACTTGACCTCACTTGAACCGTGTATTAAATTGGGCATCGATACATTCGATAGTTCACATCCTACTCGTTGTGCACGTCATGGATTATTGTTCAGCTTTAATGGTATGATTAAAATTATGAACTCTGCACAAAAACAGAATATGTTAGCGCCCGATCCTCAATGCGCTTGTTATACTTGTACACATTATTCAATGGCATACTTACATCATCTGTTTAAAGCAAAAGAGATGACCGGTTACACACTAGCAACTATTCACAACCTTTGTTTCATGGTCAAGTTGATGGAACAATTCAGGCAGCGCATTCTAAATGATGAATTATAA
- a CDS encoding queuosine precursor transporter — protein MNELIFIAQALLISGTLLIALRMGKQALITFVAMQTIFANLFVLKQICLCSFDATASDAYAIGGLLGLNLLQEYYGKEDTKCAIWISFFIAIVFAIVSQLHLLYIPLASDMTQSAYCAILSATPRIVGASLITYLIVQYFDATLYGYLKKHMHQRFYIMRNYISVSISQLLDTILFSFLGLYGIVENVWHIILVSYVIKLAIVGLATPFLIFARWIKK, from the coding sequence ATGAACGAACTTATTTTTATTGCGCAAGCATTATTAATCAGCGGAACTTTGTTGATTGCATTACGCATGGGCAAACAAGCATTAATCACCTTTGTCGCAATGCAGACTATCTTTGCAAATCTTTTTGTATTAAAACAGATATGCTTATGTAGCTTTGATGCTACTGCAAGTGACGCATATGCAATTGGTGGATTATTGGGATTGAATCTATTACAAGAATATTATGGAAAAGAAGATACAAAATGCGCCATTTGGATCAGTTTTTTTATTGCCATTGTGTTTGCAATCGTATCACAACTGCATCTGCTTTATATTCCTCTTGCAAGCGACATGACCCAATCAGCTTATTGTGCAATTTTATCAGCAACTCCGCGCATCGTTGGCGCCTCATTAATCACTTATTTGATTGTACAATATTTTGATGCCACACTTTATGGCTACTTAAAAAAACATATGCATCAACGATTTTATATCATGCGCAATTATATTTCAGTCTCAATCAGTCAATTACTCGATACTATTTTATTCAGTTTTTTGGGATTATACGGCATTGTAGAAAATGTGTGGCACATTATTTTAGTCAGTTATGTTATTAAGCTAGCTATTGTTGGACTGGCAACACCATTTTTGATTTTTGCACGATGGATAAAGAAATAG
- a CDS encoding prolipoprotein diacylglyceryl transferase produces MLSRTLLHIYGPFCIYSYGFIIAIGAIATFYLIKRNHKRLAIISDELLLNVFSLTILSGVIGGRLLYLLGNYNDISSWFDICAVHKGGLSILGSIITVLLVLSWYLKQNKIPVLPFLDLLAIYAPLLQSFSRLGCLFAGCCFGKPAILPWAIIYKTQDTLAPTFCSLHPTQLYSALGLFLIFIFLHYIAQYRLKKPGLLMFAYLTLVSLNRFVVDFYRGDQEFFETNTLLSIHQWIALSITIGSLIGFIIISRKNNNT; encoded by the coding sequence ATGTTATCAAGAACGCTGCTTCATATTTACGGTCCATTTTGCATTTACTCTTATGGCTTTATAATTGCTATCGGTGCAATTGCCACATTTTATCTCATAAAACGAAATCATAAACGCTTGGCTATTATTTCAGACGAACTGCTACTAAATGTATTCAGTTTAACTATTTTGTCAGGAGTCATTGGAGGACGCTTATTATATCTGTTAGGAAACTATAACGACATTTCATCTTGGTTTGATATATGTGCTGTACATAAAGGCGGCCTTTCCATTTTGGGTTCAATAATTACGGTGTTACTTGTTCTCTCTTGGTATTTAAAACAAAATAAAATTCCGGTGCTACCCTTTCTAGATTTACTTGCAATTTATGCTCCATTACTGCAATCATTTTCACGATTAGGCTGTTTATTTGCCGGTTGCTGCTTTGGCAAACCGGCGATATTGCCTTGGGCAATCATTTATAAAACGCAAGACACACTCGCTCCAACTTTTTGCTCATTGCACCCTACGCAACTGTATAGCGCATTAGGCCTTTTTTTAATTTTTATTTTCTTACACTATATCGCACAATACAGACTTAAAAAACCGGGCCTATTAATGTTTGCATATCTTACGCTAGTAAGTTTAAACCGTTTTGTGGTAGACTTTTATAGAGGCGATCAAGAATTTTTCGAAACAAATACGCTACTGTCAATACACCAATGGATCGCGCTCAGCATAACAATCGGTTCTTTAATTGGCTTTATTATAATTTCACGGAAAAATAACAATACATGA
- a CDS encoding vitamin K epoxide reductase family protein has protein sequence MLLSVVVLSVAGLGVCLYGFYVERQLQIDHTYKAVCDLSDQASCTKTFLSPWGKLLGISNIYVGLAFYSVMLVLGVLHLTCLAFLGAVGACIGSLFLAYILYTKVKTFCLICTSLYVINALLLLATYHCI, from the coding sequence ATGTTGTTATCAGTGGTGGTTTTATCAGTTGCAGGTTTGGGAGTTTGTTTGTACGGTTTTTATGTTGAACGTCAATTGCAGATTGATCATACGTATAAGGCTGTATGTGATTTGTCCGATCAAGCATCGTGTACCAAAACGTTTTTGAGCCCATGGGGGAAGTTACTTGGTATTTCCAATATTTATGTTGGGCTTGCGTTTTATTCGGTAATGCTTGTATTGGGAGTGCTGCATTTGACCTGTTTGGCATTTTTAGGTGCAGTTGGTGCTTGTATAGGTTCTTTGTTTTTAGCCTATATATTATATACCAAAGTAAAAACATTCTGTTTGATTTGCACTTCGTTATATGTGATTAACGCTTTATTGTTATTAGCTACCTATCATTGTATTTAA
- a CDS encoding DoxX family protein, which produces MFNFLLSNVQSMELGLLCLRVGIGLIFVMHGWGKIIDVQQWHWLGSQMSHLGITFLPAFWGFLAAAAEFVGGLCLVFGFATRIVSVILVFQMIIALLYHFNNGDGFKIYSHALSLLIVFVGLFLTGPGKMSLDYFLHSKEDVQNKL; this is translated from the coding sequence ATGTTTAACTTTTTACTTTCAAATGTACAAAGTATGGAACTGGGTTTGTTATGTTTGCGTGTTGGTATCGGTTTAATTTTTGTTATGCACGGTTGGGGAAAAATAATTGACGTGCAACAATGGCATTGGCTTGGTTCGCAAATGTCACATTTGGGAATAACTTTTTTACCGGCTTTCTGGGGATTTTTAGCTGCGGCAGCAGAATTTGTTGGTGGGTTATGTTTGGTCTTTGGTTTTGCAACACGTATTGTTTCAGTAATTTTGGTTTTTCAGATGATTATTGCATTGTTGTATCATTTTAATAATGGTGACGGATTTAAAATTTATTCGCACGCACTTTCACTATTGATTGTTTTTGTTGGGTTATTCCTTACCGGTCCGGGTAAAATGTCATTGGATTATTTTTTGCACAGTAAAGAAGATGTGCAAAATAAGTTATGA
- a CDS encoding RNA methyltransferase, whose product MKTITSRQNPEIKLVDNLKKAKNRKEQNKFIAEGARTVQTLLDLYEPVQLYLTQKTFDNNHFDIARELISIVSDEVMQKISTSKTPSGLLCVFKIPKNPTTQLTPGLVLANITNPGNMGTLIRTAAAMNIKTVVVIDGTDVWSPKVIQSTAGTLAFVNIFVLSWHELLQQKKDLKLCALVVKDGQSPEKLDLHNSLIVVGNEADGIPSTWIDMCEQKCTLAMPGNTESLNAAIAGSIVLYLAFNI is encoded by the coding sequence ATGAAAACAATAACCTCTCGTCAAAATCCTGAGATAAAGCTGGTCGACAATTTAAAAAAAGCTAAAAACCGTAAAGAACAAAATAAATTTATTGCTGAAGGCGCCAGAACTGTTCAAACATTACTTGATCTCTATGAACCGGTTCAACTGTATCTGACACAAAAAACATTTGATAACAATCACTTTGATATTGCGCGAGAACTGATCTCAATCGTTTCAGACGAAGTAATGCAAAAAATAAGCACATCAAAAACACCCTCGGGTTTACTATGCGTTTTTAAAATACCCAAAAATCCCACCACGCAATTAACTCCCGGTTTAGTGCTTGCAAACATTACCAATCCAGGCAATATGGGAACTTTAATTCGCACCGCTGCTGCAATGAATATAAAAACTGTTGTTGTTATCGATGGCACAGATGTTTGGAGTCCAAAAGTTATACAATCAACAGCCGGTACATTAGCATTTGTTAATATTTTTGTATTAAGTTGGCACGAACTATTACAACAAAAAAAAGATCTTAAACTGTGTGCGCTCGTTGTGAAAGATGGCCAATCGCCGGAAAAACTTGATTTGCACAATTCTCTTATTGTTGTAGGCAATGAAGCTGATGGAATTCCATCAACATGGATTGATATGTGTGAACAAAAATGCACATTAGCAATGCCGGGAAATACAGAAAGTCTCAATGCAGCAATTGCCGGCTCAATTGTATTATATTTGGCATTCAATATATAA